The DNA window AGCCGAGAAGTCTATCTCAGCTCGGCTAATTGCACCGTACGGTACCGCGCGTCAAGATATCAGGACGGGCGCTTGGCTCCCTTCCTGCCTCCTTGCTAACCAGTAAGGGGGGCGCGCGCTCGTCCGCATGCATCGACACATGTTCGGACCGTTGCCGTCGAGCAGGGCATGGGGCAGGCAGTAGGGCGGGATGTGATCGGACACGCGGACCTGTCGTCGGGCAAGTTGGACAGCAAAAGCAGGGAACAGCACATTGCTGAGGACGCTGCTCGCTTTATGCACAGAACAAGTATCCGGGAAGCTAGTAGCGGTCACCCGCCTTGGCTTGACTCGGGCAGTTCTATACTCCTTGTGCAAGATAGAAATATTTTTTCGTGCTGCCGCTGTGCGCGCTCCCAGAGCGAGTATGGTTGTTCAATGTTTGCTGTCTTCCATAGGTCCACCACCTCATAGGAGGTGGCGTCGGCGGCGATGGACAAAGTCATAGCTGAGGCGGAACCACGAATTATGGAAACGAAGTTGCTTGTCACGAAACAGCGAAACCTGATTGCCAGGCCAAATGCCACCCAGTGTTCGACAGACAAAGCCCGAGAGCGTTCAAGAGTGTTACGTCACAGGCTGCACCTGCAATGTGTGCGTCGAGGCGGCTCCATGAGGATTGGAAACGTCACTCTGACGTTCCCTAACTGCTAACCAAAAGGGAATTTCCCCTTTCCTAAACGCGCAATATCCCTAAACGGATGGCGACGCCAACTTGGCGGCGTGCCATCTAAAAGGAATTTCAGCGAATGATCGCATCAATCTTCTTGACACAAGGCATAACCATGGATGAAAGAAATTATCATAGACAAGACCTTCGAACAGCGGGTGCTATTGACCACGGACTCGCGATACAAGGCATGGGCGGTCCAGCAATGGCAATGGAACACCTGTTGAGAAGCAATATTGCCATGCATACAATTCGTCGGGTAATGTCGAGCCCTAATGAGCGCAGACGCATTGGCGACGTCGGGTGTGGACATGACGGGACGTGGGGACTTTATGCCAGGGTGCACCGCTCAGCCTTGGACGAGTAATTGGGAGAAATCAACATCCATTTGTTCTTTTCTACGAAACTCACTTTGCCTCAGCGTGGGACACAACTCGACATCAATGGCATCTCTGACTAGCTTAACTTTTTCACATACCTTACACAGCTGGTCTGCCGTTGACATGGTAGGTAAAGAACTATCGACGCTGAAGAATGTGGGAACTTTAGTGCCACATTTCGTGTGCAGCGGATAATCGTGTAGATTAACCGCAGTACGTTCTAAAGCGTAATTTAACCACGCAACTTCCGAAACGTCGCTCAGTAAATGAATCTTATATCCCTTCGGCAAGCTCCGCCAACTAACGTACATGGCTCTGCGCGGAGTTAGCTGCGGTGGTGGTCTTTTCGACATTGCTCATAGGACTCCTATTTGTTGCTAATGCAACATTAATGCCGTACGTTCTGATGCACGCTACGATAGCACCTGTACTAGCGAAGAATCATTATCTCACGAATACGATGTGATATCTGCTTTGGTGATAAGTGTTCGATTGGTGGGATTGAGCCGGTCTATCTAAATCCCTTCATGCTCTGGGTAAGGCCACAACCCCGTCATAATGGTACGTAGATGTTGATTGCAGCGAATGTGACCTACTTTGCCCAATAATTTGGATCTGAGTCGGTCCCACGGTTAAGAACGCCTAACAAAACCTCTCGACATACCGCTAACAGATGAGCGAGCAGGCAAGCGACAGAAACGCTTGATGCATATCTGCTCGCCGTTCATGCCGGATGCGCAACCTGCGGAAGCGGTGCAGCCAACCCAAAATTCGTTCGACGACCCAACGCCACCGCCCAAGCCTTTCACGCGACTCTACTCCGTAGCGCGCGATGCGAGCGGCGATGCCCCGACTACGCAGCCAAGCCCGATGGGCTCTTGAAGCGTACGCTCGGTCGGCATGCAGCTTACCTGGACGCTTGCGGGCACGGCCTGCCAGCCCTTTAACCGCCGGGATTGACTCTACCAATGGGATGAGGAAACGCGAGTCGTGTACCTGCGCGCCCGAGATCTGAGCTACTAGCGGAAGCCCGCGCTCATCGACCAGCAAATGGTGTTTGCTCCGAGTTTGCCGCGATCGGTCGGGTTTCTGCCCGTGTGCTCGCCTCCGGCAGGGGCCGGTACGCTTGCAGCGTCAACGCAAGCTCAATCCCACATGATCTGGTCGTGCTCTCGGAGCCGTCGAAGTATCGCCTCGTGGATACGCTGCCAAACGCCGGCTAGCATCCATTCCTGAAGGCGACGCCAGCAAGTCATGCCACTGCCGCAGCCGAGTTCGCGCGGCAGGTATTCCCACGGTATTCCAGTTTTGAGGACAAAGAGTATTCCGGTGAACGCCGCCCGATCATCGATCCGTGGCCGGCCGCCTTTCGGTGATCGGTGATGGGCTGGAAGGTGAGCTGCTACAAGCGTCCAGAGGTCTACAGGAAGAAGTGCTCGTGCCATGGCATCAGTCCGTCTACGAATACTGACGCCATCTTAGTGCTCGGACGGAGCCTTCGCACGTCCGCTATCGACCCGAAGCGGACCTAAGGAAATCGCGTTATTAACGAGGTATCTGTACACTAAATTCCGTGCCATTTAGGTCGTCAGAGGTAACTGAGATGTCGCCGCCATGCGCAGTGGCAATTTGCTTTGCAATATAGAGACCGAGTCCAAGACTGCTTCGTGGCCTCTGCCCACTGACGTGCTCTGTCGCCTGCACTAACGAAGTGAAAAGGGTTGGTAAAACGTCTTTTGGAATCGTCTGTCCTTGGTTCTGAACTCTCAGAAGTACACGATCAGGCTCGCCCACGATGTGGACATTGATTGGGGTATTCGGTGCACCATATTGTGCGGCATTAATTGCTAAGTTTGTAAGCAATTGCTGAAGTCGTGATTGATCGAACGCACCTATCAGTTCTCCAGTTGCATGAAAATCGAACTGCGCACGGGGGTGCGCTGCGTTTGCGTCTTCAATAGCCCACTGACCCATTTCGAGGAGGTCGCATTCTTCGCGAACGATTGCAATGCCTTCGCCTAGCTGTGTACGGGCTAGTGCTAGGAGGTCATTGACCATTCCATTCATGTTTGCTGCGCTACGTTTTACACGCACACCGATCTGCTGAACCCGGTCGTCAAACGCACCCGGTCTTAGTAGATAAGTGCCAGCTGTCGCCATTGCAGCCAAGGGACTACGTAAGTCGTGCCCAAGAATTGCTAAAAACATGTCGCGAGTTTCGTTCAGCTTGTCAGAGTAGGCAACGGCCGCGTCTGCTAGTGACTGATCAATTGCTTCGTTAAAGCGCATGATGTCCTCGGGATTTTCGACTAACGCAGCAGCCCCGTCCTCCTTCCAGAGTTTGAGAACACTTGCTCGAAGCGCTCGATATTCTGCAATCAGTTGCAGAAGGGTAAACCCGCTGGCGTAACGTAACCTGCCATGAGTAACCGAAGCGCTGTCGTCTGAAGCTGAGGTCGGTTGCTCACCACGAGACTTTGCGTCAGTTTGTTCTGAGGTCTGGTCCTGTTCAATGTCGCGCGCTACGAACTCTAGAATCTGCCTGGCATGGTCTCTCAACTCAAGGCTGGACATCTTGTCTGAAGCTGCGCCAAAAGTTGCAGCAAATGCTTCCCATTCGACAAGAATCTTCTCCATATGAGTGATGATGTATTTTGAAAGATTCATAGTGCCAATTGTGAGAATAGGAAGAACGCCAGGACGGCGAAGCAATTTAACTTTCAGCATAGCCTAGCTAGCTGAGAACTGCAGCTCAAGAACCACAGGCGTGACAAGGTCTGCTTGTGGCCGAAAGTAGCCGTTCGGAATGGCTCAGTGTACGATGTTGCTATCAGGACAAGCAAGGCGTTTTGTTAGGCGCTCTAAGACACAATCCTGCTCAACAAGTTGAGTAGACCGGAGTGATTGACGTGGCATAACTAGGCATTATTTGACACTGGCACATTCGCGGCAAGGCGCCCTTGGAGGGAGCGCCAGACGCTTAGGCATCTCAAGAACAGTGTCCGGCGCGCTGGCTCTAGCTGCGCGCGGACGAGCCGGCCTAGGCCGAGCAGCGCTCTCGCAGCGCAATCGACACCCGCTCGGTCCAGCAACTTCAGCCATGCTTAAGACCGAGGCAGCTCGATCCAGGAAGCAGCGAGGTACGCTAATGCAGATCCATAAGGACCTAAAGGAATTGGGACTGAGGGGGCATACGACAGGGGGGCAGCGTGGAAGGAAGGACACACTGAGCGGGTCAATCCATCAGCAAGCGAACATCAGTAGCTGCTCACAGCAGGCGAGACAGCAATTCCCCGCTCGTTGAGGACGCTCTGCAAAGCCTCTACAATGGTTTCGAGTTTCGCTGGTTTGGTCAGGCAGCAATCGAATAGTGGGGGGCCGGCGTAAGCTCTTCCTTCTGACCCATGCCAGCCACTTAGGGCAAGGATCGCGACGTTGTCCCAGCCGGGCAGGGAACGGATCGCTTTTGCAGTTTCGTACCCGTCCAGAATTGGCATTCGGATATCCAAGAGGATAACCTTCGGTTGCCAAGTGTTCAGCACTCCAAGCGCCTGATTGCCTGAGTACACCGCCATTGCTGTGATTCCACATACCTGAAGCAGGTCAACCAACATGTCAGCGACAAGCACATCATCATCGACAACCAAGACAGGAATTGAATGCATATCCATTTGGCAATAAATTTTTGCGTACGCGATGACATGAAGTGTATCCTGGCAGCTGCTCACAATGAGTGTATCCGTGTGTAAATATCTGGATGTGCGGCGTAGATGTCACACGTTGTTGTTTTCTCGATGCCACAAGGTCAACCATTGATACGCCTCAACCCGTCCTGCTGATATGGGCTTATCGTAGAACGGGGGAGCCATGGTAAACACCAAACGGATGTCAATAGAAGCTGGCGGAGATGCCTTACAGCACCTGGCAGATGAGCTGGCCCTGACACATGGCGAGATGTTCAGCGCATACTTTTTCGAAGAGCACTGGGAGGCGATTGAAAGAGTGATCGAAAGGCTAGTCAACGATGACTAGCTTAGGCTCCCCTTCCAGGCAATTGCCTTGCGATTGAGACAGTACGCTAACTCAGTAGGCCGTGCGTTGACGCCTCTCGCCCAGTGGGTGTAGGACGCGAACAGTAACTTTGTACCCTACGCCTTTGCTAGCGAGAAAGGCCGAGCACGATCCAACTTGCCTTCCATTGCAAGTCGGATAGCAGCTTCAACGAACGCCTCGTGTAGGTGGTTTCGTCAACGATCTGGGATCACGGCTGCAATGCTTACGGCGTTATAGTGT is part of the Pseudoduganella lutea genome and encodes:
- a CDS encoding sensor histidine kinase, which gives rise to MLKVKLLRRPGVLPILTIGTMNLSKYIITHMEKILVEWEAFAATFGAASDKMSSLELRDHARQILEFVARDIEQDQTSEQTDAKSRGEQPTSASDDSASVTHGRLRYASGFTLLQLIAEYRALRASVLKLWKEDGAAALVENPEDIMRFNEAIDQSLADAAVAYSDKLNETRDMFLAILGHDLRSPLAAMATAGTYLLRPGAFDDRVQQIGVRVKRSAANMNGMVNDLLALARTQLGEGIAIVREECDLLEMGQWAIEDANAAHPRAQFDFHATGELIGAFDQSRLQQLLTNLAINAAQYGAPNTPINVHIVGEPDRVLLRVQNQGQTIPKDVLPTLFTSLVQATEHVSGQRPRSSLGLGLYIAKQIATAHGGDISVTSDDLNGTEFSVQIPR
- a CDS encoding response regulator: MSSCQDTLHVIAYAKIYCQMDMHSIPVLVVDDDVLVADMLVDLLQVCGITAMAVYSGNQALGVLNTWQPKVILLDIRMPILDGYETAKAIRSLPGWDNVAILALSGWHGSEGRAYAGPPLFDCCLTKPAKLETIVEALQSVLNERGIAVSPAVSSY